The Paenibacillus sp. RUD330 genome has a segment encoding these proteins:
- a CDS encoding SMC family ATPase: MRPIRLVLTAFGPYRDGEAIDFEPLHERGLFVISGQTGAGKTTVFDAVCYALYGTASGEDRAEARMLRSHFAGDDTPTSVELVFAARGRKYRVFRQMPHRKAGNKSETGGKAELYELTAEGESPLTDRFHIKEVDAKLEEIVGLSRDQFIQIVMLPQGEFRKLLTSDTENKEEILRRLFQTGLYRSLEESFARRSRELREVAKDSRQRLLYMSEQVRASLPVRAESRLEELLAQEHAAPSRLMEALEEEAAYFGGLAAGLERGRLEAEAAYEAQRTKLAEASRLNARLDELEAAEAMAAKLEGRGGEMAELEAKLERAERAARLAPYEEQSRRAAAEAEAVDRRRAEASAAAAAAEAEHRAAAEAAEAEEAREPERRKAEMELQKLRELLPAVRTLGERQGELAKQRAEEARLGREADRLASELEQERVQRRAQADRMGALELETERLPQTQERRTFMQEKYKLLKLMADTERLAAELERQQADQESAAKRLRLDAEELELRWIEGQAGRLAAHLHDGRPCPVCGSAEHPAPAAAADGGVSREQLQEAKERLLHVERELSAAAAQAAAARGRGQEAWHQADAFGIGSDRLDLQLQEALSEGLSLKAECQRLASLQIQRQELREALAVRDRRLEELQASKERLLQELQPLALDIAARSSRLEAELEAVPEPLRDAAALEKLAAELEARCARMDSLLKAARERLAGGSSRLAEARARLEQLSVQAEEAAAAGKDAAERLRLELEAAGFASGAEYREARLDEELRRQGARVLEAYRSELAAQRRLAAELRKELDGCVRGDAAELAAEADRLKAVREEADNRWRRCRQLAENASSLKAAVGEASLRFEDSERALEEVADLHEMLKGDNALKMSFERYILIEFLEQILYAANERLRVLSSGQFMLERSGRLEARGRQSGLGLDVYDSYTGQNRDVKSLSGGEKFNASLALALGMTDVIQAHQGGVSIEMMFIDEGFGSLDEESLGRAIAALADLQRAGRMIGVISHVQELKDAFPAVLEVSKTKEGHSRTRLVLK; the protein is encoded by the coding sequence ATGAGGCCGATCAGACTGGTTTTGACGGCTTTCGGGCCTTACCGGGACGGGGAGGCGATCGACTTCGAGCCGCTGCACGAGCGCGGCTTGTTCGTCATCTCCGGACAGACGGGCGCGGGCAAGACGACGGTGTTCGACGCGGTCTGTTATGCGCTCTACGGCACCGCGAGCGGCGAGGACCGGGCGGAGGCGCGGATGCTTCGGAGCCATTTCGCGGGAGACGATACGCCGACGTCGGTGGAGCTCGTTTTTGCCGCGCGTGGACGGAAGTACCGGGTATTCAGGCAGATGCCCCATCGCAAGGCCGGCAACAAGAGCGAGACGGGCGGCAAGGCGGAGCTGTACGAGCTTACGGCGGAGGGAGAATCGCCTCTGACGGACCGCTTTCACATCAAGGAGGTCGACGCCAAGCTGGAGGAGATCGTCGGCCTCAGCCGAGACCAGTTCATCCAGATCGTCATGCTGCCGCAAGGGGAGTTCCGCAAGCTGCTGACCTCCGATACCGAGAACAAGGAAGAAATATTGCGCCGCCTGTTCCAGACGGGGCTTTACCGCAGCCTGGAGGAAAGCTTCGCGAGGCGCAGCCGCGAGCTGCGGGAAGTCGCCAAGGACAGCCGTCAGCGGCTGCTGTATATGAGCGAGCAGGTGCGGGCGAGCCTCCCTGTCCGGGCGGAAAGCCGGCTGGAAGAGCTGCTTGCGCAAGAGCATGCGGCTCCTTCGCGCCTGATGGAAGCGCTGGAGGAGGAAGCCGCTTATTTCGGCGGCCTGGCAGCGGGGCTGGAGCGCGGCCGGCTGGAGGCGGAAGCCGCTTATGAAGCGCAGCGGACGAAGCTCGCGGAGGCGTCCCGCCTGAATGCGAGGCTCGACGAGCTGGAGGCGGCCGAGGCGATGGCGGCGAAGCTGGAAGGCCGCGGAGGCGAGATGGCGGAGCTCGAGGCGAAGCTGGAGCGGGCGGAAAGAGCGGCTCGGCTGGCGCCGTACGAGGAGCAGTCGCGGCGTGCGGCAGCCGAGGCTGAGGCCGTGGATCGGAGGCGCGCCGAAGCATCCGCCGCAGCCGCAGCCGCGGAAGCGGAGCATAGGGCCGCGGCGGAGGCGGCCGAGGCCGAGGAGGCGCGCGAGCCCGAGCGGCGCAAGGCGGAGATGGAGCTGCAGAAGCTGCGCGAGCTGCTGCCGGCGGTGCGCACGCTCGGCGAGCGGCAGGGAGAGCTGGCGAAGCAGCGCGCGGAGGAGGCAAGGCTTGGACGCGAGGCGGATAGGCTTGCCTCCGAGCTGGAGCAGGAGCGCGTCCAGCGCCGCGCGCAGGCCGACCGGATGGGCGCGCTTGAGCTTGAGACGGAACGTCTGCCACAGACGCAGGAGCGGCGCACGTTCATGCAGGAGAAATACAAGCTGCTGAAGCTGATGGCCGATACCGAGCGGCTTGCGGCCGAGCTGGAGCGTCAGCAGGCGGACCAGGAATCGGCCGCGAAGCGCCTGCGGCTCGATGCGGAGGAGCTGGAGCTGCGCTGGATCGAAGGTCAGGCGGGCAGGCTCGCGGCGCATCTGCATGACGGGCGTCCTTGCCCGGTATGCGGCAGCGCGGAGCATCCCGCTCCCGCTGCCGCCGCAGACGGCGGCGTGAGCCGCGAGCAGCTGCAGGAGGCCAAGGAACGGCTGCTTCATGTCGAGAGAGAGCTCAGCGCCGCTGCCGCGCAAGCGGCGGCCGCCCGGGGCCGCGGCCAGGAAGCTTGGCATCAGGCGGATGCGTTCGGAATCGGTTCCGACCGGCTGGACCTCCAGCTGCAGGAGGCTCTTTCCGAGGGGCTGTCGCTCAAGGCGGAATGTCAGCGGCTCGCGTCGCTGCAGATCCAGCGGCAGGAGCTCCGCGAGGCGCTCGCTGTCCGTGACCGCCGCCTGGAAGAGCTGCAGGCGTCCAAGGAGAGGCTGCTGCAGGAGCTGCAGCCGCTGGCGCTGGACATAGCGGCCCGGAGCTCCCGCCTGGAGGCGGAGCTCGAAGCCGTGCCGGAGCCGCTGCGCGACGCGGCGGCGCTCGAGAAGCTGGCGGCCGAGCTGGAGGCGCGCTGCGCCAGGATGGACAGCTTGCTGAAGGCGGCGCGCGAGCGGCTGGCGGGAGGCTCGTCCCGCCTTGCCGAGGCGCGGGCCCGCCTGGAGCAGCTGTCCGTGCAGGCCGAAGAAGCGGCCGCAGCCGGCAAAGACGCCGCGGAGCGCCTCCGCCTCGAGCTGGAGGCGGCAGGCTTCGCTTCCGGAGCCGAGTACCGGGAGGCAAGGCTGGACGAGGAGCTGCGCAGGCAGGGAGCCCGCGTGCTGGAAGCGTACCGGTCGGAGCTTGCCGCGCAGCGGCGGCTCGCCGCCGAGCTGCGCAAGGAGCTCGACGGATGCGTGCGCGGCGATGCGGCGGAGCTTGCCGCCGAAGCGGATCGCCTCAAGGCGGTCCGCGAGGAGGCGGACAACCGCTGGCGCCGCTGCAGGCAGCTGGCTGAGAACGCCTCCTCCCTCAAGGCGGCGGTTGGCGAGGCTTCGCTCCGATTCGAGGATTCGGAGCGTGCGCTGGAGGAAGTGGCCGATCTGCACGAGATGCTCAAGGGCGACAATGCGCTGAAGATGTCCTTCGAGCGGTACATCCTCATCGAGTTTCTGGAGCAGATCCTGTACGCCGCCAACGAGCGGCTGCGGGTGCTCTCGAGCGGACAGTTCATGCTGGAGCGCAGCGGCCGGCTCGAGGCGAGAGGGCGTCAGAGCGGCCTCGGCCTCGACGTCTACGACAGCTACACAGGCCAGAACCGGGACGTGAAATCCCTCTCGGGCGGCGAGAAGTTCAACGCCTCCCTGGCGCTCGCTCTCGGCATGACGGATGTCATCCAGGCCCATCAGGGCGGGGTATCCATCGAGATGATGTTCATCGACGAAGGCTTCGGCTCGCTGGACGAGGAGTCGCTCGGAAGGGCGATCGCGGCTCTGGCGGACCTGCAGCGGGCGGGCAGGATGATCGGCGTCATCTCGCACGTCCAGGAGCTCAAGGACGCGTTCCCGGCCGTGCTGGAAGTGAGCAAGACCAAGGAAGGGCACAGCCGGACGAGGCTGGTGCTCAAGTAA
- a CDS encoding exonuclease SbcCD subunit D, whose amino-acid sequence MKFLHTADWHLGKLVQGVYMTEDQRHVLQQLVRAVEEERPDAVVIAGDLYDRAVPPTEAVELLDETLYRIVIELDTPVLAISGNHDSPDRISFGTRMMSRRGLHLAGALKADSVPVVLSDEHGEVHFHLVPYADPAMVRHAFGNEDIRTHDDAMKVVTDRIKAGMEPQARHVLVGHAFVTPGGVPEANTSESERPLSIGGAEHVKAEYFGPFHYTALGHLHQAHWVERECVRYAGSPLKYSVSEEHHRKGFFLVELDGAGQASASFRPLHARRDMRRVAAPIREIEQDHEPSGDYVFVTLLDENPVLFPMEKVRSVYPNALHVERRPAAGLLPPEQGDGPGGAKARRDRDPVDLFDAFYREVKGAELSKEKRELFGRVYAEVLQEEGAGR is encoded by the coding sequence GTGAAATTCCTACATACGGCAGACTGGCATCTCGGCAAGCTCGTTCAGGGAGTCTATATGACGGAGGACCAGCGGCATGTCCTTCAGCAGCTTGTGCGCGCGGTGGAGGAGGAGCGGCCGGATGCCGTCGTCATCGCCGGCGATCTGTACGACCGCGCCGTGCCGCCTACCGAGGCGGTGGAGCTGCTCGACGAGACGCTTTACCGCATCGTCATCGAGCTGGACACGCCCGTGCTCGCCATCTCCGGCAATCATGACAGTCCGGACCGGATCAGCTTCGGCACCCGCATGATGTCTCGCCGGGGCCTGCATCTGGCCGGGGCGCTGAAGGCGGACAGCGTGCCCGTCGTCCTGTCCGACGAGCATGGCGAGGTCCATTTCCATCTGGTTCCATACGCGGATCCCGCGATGGTGCGACATGCCTTCGGCAACGAAGACATCCGCACCCACGACGACGCCATGAAGGTCGTCACGGACCGCATCAAGGCCGGGATGGAGCCGCAGGCGCGGCATGTATTGGTGGGGCATGCGTTCGTCACTCCCGGCGGCGTGCCGGAGGCGAACACGAGCGAATCGGAGCGGCCGCTCTCGATCGGAGGGGCGGAGCATGTCAAGGCGGAATATTTCGGACCGTTCCATTACACGGCGCTCGGCCATCTGCATCAGGCCCATTGGGTGGAGAGGGAGTGCGTCCGCTACGCGGGTTCGCCGCTCAAATACTCGGTGTCCGAGGAGCATCACCGCAAAGGCTTTTTCCTCGTCGAGCTCGACGGAGCGGGACAGGCTTCCGCCAGCTTCCGGCCGCTGCACGCCCGCCGGGACATGCGGAGGGTAGCGGCTCCTATCCGCGAGATCGAGCAAGATCACGAGCCGAGCGGGGATTATGTGTTCGTAACGCTGCTGGACGAGAATCCGGTGCTTTTTCCGATGGAGAAGGTCCGCTCCGTCTACCCTAACGCCCTCCATGTCGAGAGGAGGCCGGCCGCAGGCCTGCTGCCGCCGGAGCAGGGAGATGGCCCGGGAGGGGCGAAGGCCCGCCGCGACCGCGATCCGGTCGATCTGTTCGATGCTTTTTACCGTGAAGTGAAGGGCGCCGAGCTCAGCAAGGAAAAGAGAGAGCTGTTCGGGCGGGTCTATGCCGAAGTGCTCCAGGAAGAGGGGGCGGGGCGATGA